A genomic window from Leptospiraceae bacterium includes:
- a CDS encoding XisI protein, giving the protein MDRLEQIESAILALLHRYKSVRTGSSDKYYVIHDKESQHFLLYHIGWNKETRIHHCIIHIRAWMKNAFLPSQVSRIDVSVQKIREIFFNRRRAIGGSLAFRRK; this is encoded by the coding sequence ATGGATAGATTAGAACAAATTGAATCTGCAATTCTTGCACTATTACATCGATATAAAAGCGTTCGTACCGGGTCTTCGGATAAATACTATGTAATTCATGATAAAGAGAGCCAACATTTTCTTTTGTATCATATTGGTTGGAATAAGGAGACAAGAATTCACCATTGTATTATTCATATAAGAGCGTGGATGAAAAATGCCTTTCTTCCTTCACAGGTCAGTAGGATAGATGTATCCGTTCAAAAAATCAGGGAAATCTTTTTTAATCGTAGGCGAGCCATCGGTGGCTCGCTTGCTTTCCGAAGAAAATGA
- a CDS encoding DUF433 domain-containing protein gives MYTDILTIDREIQSGTPVFKNTRVPVKSLFDYISTGESIETYMEDYPYVSREQIDKVLGLAGRLLLETAMVFGK, from the coding sequence ATGTATACAGATATTTTGACAATAGATAGAGAAATCCAGAGTGGTACACCGGTTTTTAAAAATACGCGAGTTCCGGTAAAAAGTTTGTTTGACTACATTTCTACCGGTGAATCTATCGAGACCTATATGGAAGATTATCCCTATGTTTCGCGGGAACAAATTGATAAGGTTCTGGGTCTTGCCGGCAGGTTATTATTGGAAACAGCAATGGTGTTTGGAAAGTAA